A window of the Gordonia humi genome harbors these coding sequences:
- a CDS encoding aldo/keto reductase — MHTISLGDGLQTSALGFGAMAVTHVYGGADDHAALGVLNAAVDTGVTFIDTADVYGEPEPGTTGPAGTNEKLVARLLADRRDEVTLATKFGITGLGGTEGAKATRGDADYVRASCDASLRRLGTDVIDLWYLHRRDPDVPVAETVAAMAEMVGAGKVRHLGLSEVTASELREAHAVHPIAAVQSEWSVWSRDVETNVVPACAELGVGFVPYSPLGRGFLTGTLTRDQVAADRRGSTARIGDNWDANQRVLAVVADVASRLGVTNAQAVLAWLHAAGERAGVATAPIPGTRSPHRLAENAAAVDVVLDADAIAALDSIADLVAGGRNIAADPAWISAGRE, encoded by the coding sequence ATGCACACCATCAGCCTCGGCGACGGTCTACAGACCTCCGCCCTCGGGTTCGGCGCCATGGCCGTGACCCACGTGTACGGAGGCGCCGACGACCATGCGGCGCTGGGCGTACTGAACGCGGCCGTCGACACCGGAGTCACGTTCATCGACACCGCCGACGTCTACGGCGAACCCGAACCCGGTACCACCGGCCCGGCGGGAACCAACGAGAAGCTCGTCGCTCGACTGCTCGCCGACCGTCGCGACGAGGTGACGCTCGCGACCAAGTTCGGCATCACCGGACTCGGCGGCACGGAGGGCGCCAAGGCCACCCGCGGCGACGCCGACTATGTGCGCGCCTCCTGCGACGCATCGCTGCGTCGTCTCGGCACGGACGTCATCGACCTCTGGTACCTGCACCGTCGTGATCCGGACGTGCCGGTCGCCGAGACCGTCGCGGCGATGGCCGAGATGGTCGGCGCGGGCAAGGTGCGTCACCTCGGACTGTCGGAGGTCACCGCGTCCGAACTGCGCGAAGCGCACGCCGTGCACCCGATCGCGGCGGTGCAGAGCGAATGGAGCGTCTGGTCGCGCGACGTCGAGACCAACGTCGTCCCCGCCTGCGCGGAACTCGGCGTCGGCTTCGTCCCGTACTCGCCGCTCGGCCGCGGGTTCCTCACCGGAACCCTCACCCGGGACCAGGTCGCGGCAGACCGACGCGGCAGCACGGCGCGGATCGGCGACAACTGGGACGCCAACCAGCGGGTGCTCGCGGTCGTCGCCGACGTCGCTTCCCGCCTGGGCGTCACCAACGCGCAGGCCGTACTGGCCTGGCTCCATGCCGCGGGCGAGCGAGCCGGTGTCGCGACCGCTCCGATCCCGGGCACCCGATCGCCGCATCGACTGGCCGAGAACGCGGCCGCCGTCGACGTGGTCCTCGACGCCGATGCGATCGCAGCGCTCGACTCGATCGCCGACCTGGTGGCCGGCGGCCGCAACATCGCCGCCGACCCGGCCTGGATCTCGGCGGGTCGCGAATGA
- a CDS encoding MerR family transcriptional regulator, with the protein MPTDDDLSIADVSARTGLTRDTLRWYESEGLIPAVPRTSAGVRRYDERTVRMIELLVRLRRTGMPVAVMRDFVTMVEQGARTHGRRMRLLQDHREEIESRIRELVDDLDSVDAKIDHYRRLIDAGLDCTEETITDPDELTEQRRTDF; encoded by the coding sequence ATGCCCACAGACGACGATCTCTCCATCGCCGACGTCTCCGCCCGCACGGGGCTGACGCGCGACACTCTGCGCTGGTACGAATCCGAAGGACTGATCCCGGCCGTGCCGCGGACGTCCGCCGGAGTCCGCCGCTACGACGAACGCACGGTCCGCATGATCGAACTGCTCGTCCGCCTCCGCCGCACCGGCATGCCGGTCGCCGTGATGCGCGACTTCGTGACGATGGTCGAGCAGGGCGCACGCACCCACGGGCGACGGATGCGCCTGCTCCAGGACCATCGCGAGGAGATCGAGTCCCGCATCCGTGAACTCGTCGACGATCTCGACTCCGTCGACGCCAAGATCGACCACTACCGGCGACTCATCGATGCCGGACTCGACTGCACCGAAGAGACGATCACCGACCCCGACGAGCTCACCGAGCAGCGTCGCACGGACTTCTGA
- a CDS encoding RecQ family ATP-dependent DNA helicase, protein MSSPIVLTDAQREVADRVITSLAGPEARLRDDQETAVATLASPGARALVVQATGWGKSAVYWAATAVIRSTGGGPTLIVSPLLSLMRDQVAAAGRAGLTAATLNSGNIDEWSLIEADLLAGNLDVLLVSPERLANPGFGARVLNALAGRLGLVVIDEAHAISDWGHDFRPDYRRVSDVLQNLNPQTSVLATTATANQRVTDDVAAQLGEATLVLRGPLARKSLQLNVVDGLSPIQRYGWVAEETPYLPGSGIIYVLTVADADRLVTAIRAVHGDDFPVAAYTGQLPPDERHALEDALLENRVKALVATSALGMGFDKPDLGFVVHVGAPPSPVAYYQQVGRAGRALDDAVVVLLASRLDDAIWDYFATATIPDPKRMDRLLEAMRDAGGPVSVPTLEAETGIRRGKVELAVKQLAVDGVVERTADGWAATGRPYVYDAAHYEGVVAVRQREADIMRAFVHGEKCLMRLLTESLDDPAAQDCGRCSVCRGELTPGLNPRPRDETVATLSAVLRKDAQILAPRKMWPGGSFGRRGRIPPDLAAEAGRVLAFADAPQWGDILDGAKRGDAAAREQLAETAVSVLGDWGRRGGIRPEAIFSLDLTGGDLAADLAQRLRSVGRRPGGSYPVVVGPVPSRDATSATEAAYWRDHLGPGPVDAAGQAVLLVVDETSSGWAVTLAAASLREAGATAVLPLLVHQTV, encoded by the coding sequence ATGAGCTCACCCATCGTTCTCACTGACGCCCAGCGCGAGGTCGCCGACCGCGTCATCACCTCGCTCGCCGGCCCCGAAGCGAGGCTCCGCGACGATCAGGAGACCGCGGTCGCGACGCTCGCGTCGCCGGGTGCGCGAGCCCTCGTCGTGCAGGCCACCGGTTGGGGAAAATCGGCCGTGTACTGGGCGGCGACGGCGGTGATCCGGTCGACGGGAGGCGGACCGACACTGATCGTCTCGCCGCTGCTGTCACTCATGCGCGATCAGGTCGCGGCCGCGGGCCGCGCCGGGCTCACGGCGGCGACACTCAACTCGGGGAACATCGACGAGTGGTCGCTCATCGAGGCGGATCTGCTGGCCGGGAACCTCGACGTGCTTCTCGTGTCGCCGGAGCGCCTGGCCAACCCCGGCTTCGGCGCGCGGGTGCTCAACGCGCTCGCCGGGCGACTCGGGCTGGTCGTCATCGACGAGGCGCACGCCATCTCCGACTGGGGTCACGACTTCCGCCCCGACTACCGCCGCGTGTCCGATGTGCTGCAGAATCTGAATCCGCAGACCTCGGTCCTCGCGACCACCGCGACCGCCAATCAGCGCGTCACCGACGACGTCGCCGCGCAACTCGGCGAGGCCACCCTGGTCCTGCGCGGGCCGCTGGCACGCAAGTCGTTGCAGCTCAACGTCGTCGACGGTCTCTCGCCGATCCAGCGGTACGGCTGGGTGGCCGAGGAGACGCCGTATCTGCCCGGGTCCGGCATCATCTACGTGCTGACCGTCGCCGACGCGGACCGGCTGGTGACGGCGATCCGCGCCGTGCACGGCGACGACTTCCCGGTGGCCGCTTATACCGGACAGCTCCCGCCCGACGAACGACATGCGCTCGAGGACGCTCTGCTGGAGAACCGGGTCAAGGCCCTGGTCGCGACGTCGGCGCTCGGCATGGGCTTCGACAAGCCCGACCTCGGATTCGTCGTGCACGTGGGCGCTCCGCCGTCGCCGGTGGCGTACTACCAGCAGGTGGGTCGTGCGGGCCGTGCGCTCGACGATGCGGTGGTGGTGCTCCTCGCCTCGCGTCTAGACGACGCGATCTGGGACTACTTCGCCACCGCGACGATTCCCGATCCGAAACGCATGGACCGACTCCTCGAAGCGATGCGCGACGCGGGCGGCCCGGTGAGCGTGCCGACTCTCGAAGCCGAGACGGGCATCCGCCGCGGCAAGGTGGAGCTGGCGGTGAAGCAGCTCGCCGTCGACGGTGTCGTCGAGCGCACTGCCGACGGATGGGCCGCGACGGGCAGGCCGTACGTGTACGACGCCGCCCACTACGAGGGTGTGGTCGCCGTCCGCCAGCGCGAGGCCGACATCATGCGCGCTTTCGTTCACGGCGAGAAGTGCCTGATGAGGCTGCTGACCGAATCGCTCGACGATCCGGCCGCACAGGACTGCGGTCGTTGCTCGGTGTGCCGCGGCGAGCTGACGCCCGGGCTCAATCCGCGTCCGCGGGACGAGACGGTGGCGACGCTGTCGGCGGTGCTGCGCAAGGATGCGCAGATCCTCGCGCCGCGCAAGATGTGGCCTGGTGGATCGTTCGGTCGACGCGGCCGTATCCCGCCGGACCTCGCCGCCGAGGCCGGGCGCGTATTGGCGTTCGCCGACGCGCCGCAATGGGGCGACATCCTCGACGGTGCGAAACGCGGCGACGCCGCCGCCCGCGAGCAGTTGGCCGAGACCGCGGTCAGCGTGCTCGGTGACTGGGGCCGACGCGGCGGGATCCGACCCGAGGCGATCTTCTCCCTCGATCTGACCGGCGGCGATCTGGCCGCGGATCTCGCACAGCGCCTTCGGTCTGTCGGCCGCAGACCGGGAGGGTCGTATCCGGTGGTCGTCGGTCCGGTGCCGAGCCGCGATGCGACGAGTGCGACCGAGGCCGCCTACTGGCGCGACCACCTCGGCCCGGGGCCCGTCGACGCCGCGGGCCAAGCGGTACTGCTGGTCGTCGACGAGACGTCGTCCGGGTGGGCGGTCACCCTCGCCGCGGCGTCACTGCGCGAGGCGGGTGCGACAGCGGTGCTGCCGTTACTGGTGCACCAGACGGTGTGA
- a CDS encoding HIT family protein, producing MASVFTHIINGDLPGRFVWKDGTAVAFLTINPVTPGHVLVVPRKEIDHWEQIDTPTFTHMTEVSQKIGRAVKDAFDAPRMGLLIAGLEVPHLHIHVFPANSLETFDLTKADQNPSPESLDDAAAKIRESLRGLGYAEYVAD from the coding sequence ATGGCTTCGGTTTTCACGCACATCATCAACGGCGACCTGCCCGGGCGATTCGTCTGGAAGGACGGCACGGCGGTCGCGTTCCTCACCATTAACCCGGTGACCCCGGGCCACGTGCTCGTGGTGCCCCGCAAGGAGATCGATCACTGGGAGCAGATCGACACCCCGACCTTCACGCACATGACCGAGGTCTCGCAGAAGATCGGACGCGCCGTGAAAGATGCGTTCGACGCCCCGCGAATGGGCCTGCTCATCGCCGGTCTCGAGGTGCCGCACCTGCACATCCACGTGTTCCCGGCGAACTCGCTGGAGACCTTCGATCTGACCAAGGCCGACCAGAACCCGTCGCCCGAATCGCTCGACGACGCCGCGGCCAAGATCCGCGAGAGCCTGCGCGGACTCGGCTACGCGGAGTACGTGGCCGACTGA
- a CDS encoding sensor histidine kinase: MSGLPARIKAMPLRVTLVLLTVVLVLVGLGASGVAVTSAMRSDLVSRVDSGLNDAINGWAQPRGPREIDEPGPPGPRRPPSQYFVATALPNGFEITFNDFGSVPDLSALPAGNAAPSTVDSVGSGPKWRAVKSTSDGVVSVVAIPLSDVDATMTRLIWLQVGVGLIVVLLIGGLSYLLVRTSLRPLRRVEETAHAIAGGDLNRRVPPRPANTEVGSLGESVNSMLAQIQGAFAATAASEQQARASEEKMRRFVADASHELRTPLTSIKGFAELMSIGAAPDPSDAVRRISGEADRMTMLVEDLLVLARLDAQRPLDLALVDVLPLLTDSVEATRASAPGRRIDLDLNGFDPATMVSGDRLRLRQVLGNLLGNAIAHTDGDISVTARIDEGDVVVEVSDHGPGLTDEERDHVFERFYRGDPSRHRDATGSGSGLGLSIVAALVHAHGGRVGVRSEPGEGACFWFALPRAEESAPQ; this comes from the coding sequence ATGAGCGGACTTCCCGCACGGATCAAGGCCATGCCGCTGCGGGTGACGTTGGTCCTGCTGACGGTCGTTCTCGTGCTCGTGGGTCTCGGTGCGTCCGGGGTGGCGGTCACCTCAGCGATGCGCAGCGACCTGGTCTCACGCGTCGACTCCGGTCTGAACGATGCGATCAACGGCTGGGCTCAGCCGCGGGGGCCCCGCGAGATCGACGAACCCGGGCCACCCGGGCCGAGGCGACCACCGTCCCAGTACTTCGTGGCCACGGCCCTGCCCAATGGATTCGAGATCACCTTCAACGACTTCGGGTCGGTACCCGATCTGTCCGCGTTGCCCGCGGGCAACGCTGCGCCGAGCACCGTCGATTCGGTGGGCAGCGGACCGAAATGGCGTGCGGTGAAGAGCACCTCGGACGGTGTCGTCAGCGTCGTCGCGATCCCTCTCTCGGACGTCGACGCGACCATGACCAGGCTCATCTGGCTGCAGGTCGGAGTGGGACTGATCGTCGTGCTCCTCATCGGCGGCCTCAGCTACCTGTTGGTGCGCACGAGTCTGCGTCCGCTGCGCCGCGTCGAGGAGACCGCGCATGCGATCGCCGGCGGTGATCTGAACCGGCGCGTCCCGCCGAGACCGGCGAACACCGAAGTCGGCAGCCTCGGCGAGTCGGTCAACTCGATGCTGGCGCAGATCCAGGGCGCGTTCGCGGCGACTGCGGCGTCCGAACAGCAGGCGCGAGCGTCCGAAGAGAAGATGCGACGGTTCGTCGCCGACGCGTCGCATGAGCTGCGGACCCCGCTCACCTCGATCAAAGGTTTCGCCGAACTCATGTCGATCGGTGCCGCTCCCGATCCGAGCGATGCGGTGCGACGTATCTCCGGCGAGGCCGATCGCATGACAATGCTCGTCGAAGACCTTCTCGTGCTGGCTCGACTGGACGCGCAGCGGCCGCTCGACCTGGCACTGGTCGACGTGCTTCCGCTGCTCACCGATTCGGTGGAGGCGACCCGGGCGTCCGCTCCGGGACGTCGGATCGACTTGGATCTGAACGGATTCGACCCGGCGACGATGGTCTCCGGCGACCGGCTGCGCCTACGGCAAGTCCTCGGGAACCTCCTCGGGAACGCCATCGCGCACACCGACGGCGACATCTCGGTCACCGCGCGGATCGACGAGGGCGACGTCGTCGTTGAGGTGTCCGATCACGGACCCGGACTCACCGACGAGGAACGCGACCACGTGTTCGAGCGCTTCTATCGCGGTGACCCGTCGCGCCATCGCGACGCGACCGGGTCGGGGAGCGGCCTCGGGCTGTCGATCGTGGCCGCGCTCGTCCACGCGCACGGCGGTCGCGTCGGCGTCCGATCGGAGCCCGGTGAGGGCGCCTGCTTCTGGTTCGCGCTCCCGCGCGCGGAAGAGTCTGCCCCACAGTAG
- a CDS encoding response regulator transcription factor, with protein sequence MVDTPAAKILVVDDEENIRELLTVSLKFQGHEVKSAADGPAAIDIARTYKPDILILDVMMPGMDGFGLLRRLRADGIDAPALFLSARDSVEDKVNGLTIGGDDYVTKPFSLEEVIARIGVLLRRNGSGEKASEPSRIVFADLELDEDTHEVFKAGELVALSPTEFTLLRYFMVNAGTVLSKPRILDHVWNYDFGGDVNVVESYVSYLRRKIDTGPVRLIHTLRGVGYVMREPR encoded by the coding sequence ATGGTCGATACCCCTGCCGCCAAGATCCTCGTCGTCGACGATGAGGAGAACATTCGTGAACTGCTCACGGTCTCTCTGAAATTCCAGGGGCACGAGGTCAAGAGTGCGGCCGACGGCCCGGCGGCCATCGACATCGCACGCACCTACAAGCCCGACATTCTGATTCTGGACGTGATGATGCCCGGAATGGACGGATTCGGCCTCCTGCGCCGTCTCCGTGCGGACGGCATCGATGCGCCGGCGTTGTTCCTGTCGGCACGTGACTCGGTTGAGGACAAGGTCAACGGACTCACCATCGGCGGCGACGACTACGTGACCAAGCCGTTCAGCCTCGAGGAGGTGATCGCCCGGATCGGAGTCCTACTGCGGCGCAACGGAAGTGGCGAGAAGGCAAGTGAGCCGTCACGCATCGTGTTCGCCGACCTCGAACTCGACGAGGACACCCACGAGGTGTTCAAGGCGGGGGAGCTGGTCGCACTCTCGCCCACCGAGTTCACGTTGCTCCGGTACTTCATGGTGAACGCGGGCACCGTCCTGTCCAAGCCGCGGATTCTCGACCACGTCTGGAACTACGACTTCGGCGGCGATGTGAACGTCGTCGAATCGTATGTCTCGTACCTGCGGCGCAAGATCGACACCGGCCCGGTCCGCCTCATCCACACCCTCCGCGGCGTCGGCTACGTGATGCGCGAGCCGCGATGA
- a CDS encoding DUF222 domain-containing protein: MTNGVGIDLDRFRIAGEDGGARLHDLRAIEGAAMFERFQTVYRMLVSAAAAAGVGLDAVDLRVVDVFASVSREVAVSLCVSAGAADRQVHHATEAVERLPQVARLLRDGVIGVAAFDAVILQVTGVEGPDLVAAIDATTAADLAEMGGVSRGDADQSARRAVAELDPDGLRAKREARGKGVTVSHEVDGSDVAISTSPEDAARIDTSLTAVAETACKHDPRGKAERRHDAAVALLTGGRFACACGRDDCPVTAPAEEIAAALAKIVVHVVADAATIAGDADKAGWMDGFGVIDPHHVREVAARGDAILRPLDIAGLADGAAQAGNPYRPTAACDTAVRAVHGVCSEPGCERPAWKSDLDHVVEFNHEDPAAGGATCPCNLNSKCRLHHLYKTFADGWIDDQIIDANGVIWSEVTTPTGYTVRSRARNMWLLPEVGSVPCRHGEPVAPGVVDDADQPSRSRSRTKAKHAYRMQIRSRRRYVTACEATARAADLDSAAPPPF, encoded by the coding sequence ATGACGAACGGTGTGGGTATCGATCTCGATCGTTTCAGGATCGCCGGTGAGGATGGTGGTGCTCGTCTGCATGATCTGCGGGCGATCGAGGGTGCTGCGATGTTCGAACGGTTCCAGACGGTGTACCGGATGCTGGTCAGTGCGGCCGCGGCGGCTGGTGTGGGGTTGGATGCGGTGGATCTGCGAGTGGTCGACGTGTTCGCGTCGGTCTCGCGGGAGGTGGCGGTGTCTTTGTGTGTGTCGGCCGGCGCGGCCGATCGTCAGGTCCATCACGCGACCGAAGCCGTCGAACGTCTGCCGCAGGTCGCCCGGTTGTTGCGGGACGGGGTGATCGGTGTCGCCGCGTTCGATGCGGTGATCTTGCAGGTGACCGGTGTCGAGGGCCCCGACCTGGTGGCCGCGATCGATGCGACCACGGCGGCGGATCTGGCCGAGATGGGCGGTGTGTCACGCGGGGATGCCGACCAGTCGGCGCGTCGTGCGGTTGCTGAGCTCGATCCGGACGGATTGCGCGCCAAGCGCGAAGCGCGCGGTAAGGGCGTGACGGTCTCGCATGAGGTCGACGGTTCGGATGTGGCGATCTCGACGTCGCCGGAGGACGCGGCTCGTATCGACACGTCGCTGACCGCGGTGGCCGAGACCGCGTGCAAGCATGACCCGCGGGGTAAGGCCGAGCGTCGTCATGATGCAGCGGTCGCGTTGTTGACCGGGGGTCGGTTCGCGTGCGCGTGTGGGCGCGACGACTGCCCGGTCACCGCGCCGGCCGAGGAGATCGCCGCCGCGCTCGCCAAGATCGTGGTCCACGTGGTCGCCGATGCCGCCACGATCGCCGGGGACGCCGACAAGGCGGGGTGGATGGACGGGTTCGGTGTGATCGACCCGCATCACGTCCGGGAGGTTGCTGCTCGTGGGGATGCGATCCTGCGGCCGTTGGACATCGCGGGTCTGGCTGATGGTGCGGCGCAGGCGGGTAATCCGTATCGGCCGACGGCGGCATGCGATACCGCGGTCCGCGCCGTGCACGGTGTGTGCAGCGAACCCGGGTGCGAGCGCCCGGCATGGAAGTCAGATCTCGATCATGTCGTCGAGTTCAATCATGAGGATCCGGCTGCCGGTGGTGCGACATGCCCGTGCAATCTCAACAGCAAGTGCCGTCTGCACCACCTGTACAAGACGTTCGCGGACGGGTGGATCGATGACCAGATCATCGACGCGAACGGCGTCATCTGGTCGGAGGTGACGACGCCGACGGGGTACACGGTGCGGTCGCGGGCCCGGAACATGTGGTTGCTGCCGGAGGTGGGGTCGGTGCCGTGTCGGCACGGCGAGCCCGTCGCCCCGGGTGTGGTCGACGACGCCGATCAGCCGTCCCGGTCGAGGTCGCGGACCAAGGCCAAGCACGCGTATCGGATGCAGATCCGGTCCCGCCGCCGATATGTCACCGCATGCGAGGCGACGGCTCGCGCGGCCGACCTCGACTCGGCCGCCCCACCGCCGTTCTGA
- a CDS encoding winged helix DNA-binding domain-containing protein, with the protein MSRPFVDDAQRRARMQRRHLLAGEGLDSARPAERVVQVADALVGLHATTPSTVHVSVWARSGAVRPDDVDAALYADRSLVKQLAMRRTLFVMSRPILADAVGAIGSRVAASERTNMLRDLRREDGPADPEGWIEAGRTAVLDLLDGREMTSSDIRKALPEFDIGIMRDLGKKWGGSSPMLPRLLNHLAAAGDVVRGSNLAGWFASRPEWTSMSSWLGEPLVAVGPDEGHRDLIARWLRAFGPGTETDIVWWLGSTKTAVRKALAALDVVEVELESGEVGYLLADDVAPVDPVPPRALLLPGLDPTTMGWKQRDFYLADRHVKHLFDTTGNGGQTAWWDGRIVGGWVQDDDRIRCQLLEDVPPEGVRALGERAVELAAWLGDVRLTQGVFASPMMRR; encoded by the coding sequence GTGAGCAGACCGTTCGTCGACGACGCCCAGCGGCGGGCGCGGATGCAGCGCCGGCATCTGCTGGCCGGTGAGGGTCTCGACTCCGCTCGACCGGCGGAGCGCGTGGTCCAGGTGGCCGACGCCCTGGTCGGTCTGCACGCGACCACACCGTCGACGGTGCACGTCTCGGTGTGGGCGCGGTCGGGCGCCGTGCGACCCGACGACGTCGACGCCGCGCTCTACGCCGACCGTTCGTTGGTGAAGCAGTTGGCGATGCGTCGGACGCTGTTCGTGATGAGTCGACCGATCCTGGCCGACGCGGTCGGGGCGATCGGCAGTCGCGTCGCCGCGTCCGAACGGACCAACATGCTGCGAGACCTGCGGCGAGAAGACGGTCCGGCCGATCCCGAAGGCTGGATCGAAGCCGGGCGTACAGCTGTCCTCGATCTGTTGGACGGCCGCGAGATGACATCGTCGGACATACGGAAGGCACTGCCGGAGTTCGACATCGGGATCATGCGCGACCTCGGGAAGAAGTGGGGCGGATCGTCGCCGATGCTGCCGCGGCTGCTCAACCACCTCGCCGCGGCCGGTGACGTGGTCCGCGGCTCCAATCTCGCCGGGTGGTTCGCCTCCAGGCCGGAGTGGACGTCGATGTCGTCGTGGCTCGGTGAGCCGCTCGTCGCGGTGGGCCCGGACGAGGGTCATCGCGACCTCATCGCGCGGTGGCTGCGTGCGTTCGGTCCCGGCACCGAGACCGACATCGTGTGGTGGCTCGGCTCCACCAAGACCGCGGTCCGCAAGGCACTCGCCGCACTCGACGTCGTCGAGGTGGAACTGGAGTCGGGAGAGGTCGGGTACCTGCTCGCCGACGACGTCGCCCCGGTCGATCCGGTGCCGCCGCGTGCGCTTCTGCTGCCGGGGTTGGACCCGACGACGATGGGGTGGAAGCAACGCGACTTCTATCTGGCGGATCGGCACGTGAAGCATCTGTTCGACACGACCGGCAACGGCGGTCAGACGGCGTGGTGGGACGGCCGCATCGTCGGCGGTTGGGTGCAGGACGACGACCGCATCCGTTGTCAACTGCTGGAGGACGTTCCGCCCGAAGGCGTTCGGGCGCTCGGGGAACGAGCCGTCGAATTGGCGGCGTGGCTCGGCGACGTTCGGCTGACGCAGGGCGTGTTCGCATCGCCGATGATGCGGAGGTGA
- a CDS encoding RidA family protein has protein sequence MSGVRRHGSQKLFDGGFAYSAEVPDGAVLYTAGISPLDRDGRIVAPDEPVMQTEYALAHLHTVLVERGASRADIAKLTVYVATSDRADLAAVWTAVDAEFDGRTPPAVMVAVTVLPYPGQRVELDVVAALP, from the coding sequence ATGAGCGGTGTGCGCAGACATGGTTCGCAGAAGCTGTTCGACGGTGGATTCGCCTACAGCGCGGAGGTGCCCGACGGTGCCGTGCTGTACACGGCAGGCATCTCTCCGCTCGATCGAGACGGGCGGATCGTCGCTCCCGACGAACCGGTGATGCAGACCGAGTACGCGCTCGCGCACCTGCACACGGTGCTCGTCGAACGCGGAGCGAGCAGAGCCGACATCGCCAAGCTGACCGTGTACGTCGCGACGTCCGACCGCGCCGACCTGGCCGCCGTGTGGACCGCTGTCGACGCCGAGTTCGACGGCCGCACCCCGCCCGCGGTGATGGTCGCTGTGACCGTCCTGCCGTATCCGGGGCAGCGGGTGGAACTCGACGTCGTTGCGGCATTGCCGTGA
- a CDS encoding carboxylesterase family protein yields MISDDLVVDTSHGPIRGIATESIDVWKGVAYARPPVGELRWRHAVEPDYHADVVPADTFGPVCPQPVMQVIELAEGTRQEEDCLYLNVATPRGAAASDAQLPVMVWIHGGAYLCGAGSQPMYNPVSLIRAGNAAGTPTVVVTVNYRLGAFGFTDLSAWSTSDQTYESNCGMSDVLAALRWVRANIAGFGGDPSNVTVFGESAGGGVVTTLLTMPAAQGLFRRAIAQSSPATSVYGPERGEKYAELMLAPMPQEKVRPHMLRSVPVGALVAGSQHTFLQVPREFPGTIAHTPIIDGDLIPDDPLRVYDSDESLPVPLLIGTNRHETSLFKWMSSPLMPVKSEHVDAMFAHIGTEQPDLPVPESDHLDESYQHVKARVRSMAISRDIGFRMPALWIAEAHHRQAPVHLYRFDWATPLLRFIGFGAAHATELPYVWGNPASTKRDPMYRLGGRATGEAVQRRVQRRWLNFAASGDPRVGGGVEAPWDPYTDDRHASLKIGADDEAALGLDDAMLQAWGEEVLSFS; encoded by the coding sequence GTGATTTCCGATGATCTGGTCGTCGACACCTCCCATGGACCGATCCGCGGCATCGCCACCGAGTCGATCGACGTCTGGAAGGGTGTCGCGTACGCGCGGCCGCCGGTCGGCGAACTGCGGTGGCGTCACGCCGTCGAACCCGACTATCACGCCGATGTGGTGCCCGCCGACACCTTCGGTCCGGTCTGTCCGCAGCCGGTGATGCAGGTGATCGAGTTGGCCGAGGGCACTCGGCAGGAGGAGGACTGCCTCTACCTGAACGTCGCGACGCCTCGCGGGGCCGCTGCCAGTGATGCGCAGCTGCCGGTGATGGTGTGGATTCACGGCGGAGCGTATCTGTGCGGTGCCGGCTCGCAGCCGATGTACAACCCGGTCTCGCTGATCCGGGCGGGCAACGCGGCAGGCACCCCGACCGTGGTGGTGACCGTGAACTACCGGCTCGGGGCGTTCGGCTTCACCGATCTGTCGGCGTGGTCGACGTCCGATCAGACGTACGAGTCCAACTGCGGGATGTCCGACGTCCTGGCGGCGCTGCGCTGGGTGCGCGCGAACATCGCCGGTTTCGGCGGCGATCCGTCGAATGTGACGGTGTTCGGCGAGTCCGCGGGCGGCGGCGTCGTCACCACCCTGCTGACGATGCCCGCCGCGCAGGGGCTGTTCCGGCGGGCCATCGCGCAGAGCTCCCCGGCGACCAGCGTGTACGGGCCCGAACGCGGCGAGAAGTACGCCGAACTGATGCTCGCTCCGATGCCGCAGGAGAAGGTGCGCCCGCACATGCTGCGCTCGGTGCCGGTCGGCGCCCTCGTCGCCGGGTCGCAGCACACGTTCCTGCAGGTGCCGCGCGAGTTCCCCGGAACCATCGCGCACACCCCGATCATCGACGGCGATCTGATTCCGGACGATCCGCTGCGGGTCTACGACTCCGACGAGTCGCTGCCGGTCCCGCTGCTGATCGGCACCAACCGGCATGAGACGTCGTTGTTCAAGTGGATGTCGTCGCCGTTGATGCCGGTCAAATCCGAGCATGTGGACGCGATGTTCGCGCACATCGGCACCGAGCAGCCGGATCTGCCCGTACCCGAATCGGATCATCTCGACGAGTCGTACCAGCACGTGAAGGCGCGGGTGCGCAGCATGGCGATCTCCCGCGACATCGGTTTCCGGATGCCCGCACTGTGGATCGCCGAGGCGCACCATCGTCAGGCGCCTGTGCACCTGTACCGATTCGACTGGGCCACACCGTTGCTGAGATTCATCGGGTTCGGGGCGGCGCATGCGACGGAGCTGCCGTACGTGTGGGGCAATCCGGCGTCGACCAAGCGGGATCCGATGTACCGCCTCGGCGGACGTGCCACGGGCGAGGCGGTGCAGCGCAGAGTGCAGCGCCGATGGCTGAACTTCGCGGCGAGCGGCGATCCGCGGGTCGGCGGCGGCGTCGAGGCTCCGTGGGACCCGTACACCGACGACCGTCACGCATCGTTGAAGATCGGTGCGGACGACGAAGCCGCACTCGGCCTCGACGACGCGATGCTCCAGGCATGGGGCGAGGAGGTGCTGAGTTTCTCATGA